In Perca fluviatilis chromosome 19, GENO_Pfluv_1.0, whole genome shotgun sequence, the genomic window TTGAAAATTAGAACATTATTACTGTCACTGTGATTTAGGAAGTAAACAGGATAACAACATTAACAGGGCAGGGGGTTCCCAAAATGGGGTCAAGTAAATGACATTATCATGAAGGCGTGTTGCAGACACAAACTGAACCAAAATGGAAAGGAACAAAAAGCAAACATGGAAATTCTGATTTCATAAAAACGGAACAAATGCTGATTCTGGTATATTACTTGGTCCCATAATGCTTGGTTGAAGACTGGCCGTACAGGCCGTAGAAGTCAGGGTGCCTGGCTGCCTGGGAGGCTTCCATCAGTCCCCTCATGGGAAAATGCTGCAGTGGTTGGCTTGCAGGTAGCGTGGCATGTGGGGGAAACTCCTGAGAGGTCATGGAGGGGAAGGAGTCCGATGCTGGATACGGAGGCCGGGCACGAGCAGCGGGGGCCctggagcagcagcagttaTTCAGAGTGCACATCAGTACTTTCCTCCCTTCGTACATGGCTTGTTGCGAGGCACCTCCACTGGAGAAATGGGAGGAGGGGAATATGGTCCCTGAGTGGTGGCTAGAGCTGGACCCTAGACCCACCATGTGATGGGCTGCAGTGTCAAGGAGTCGGCTATGGCCGGGGCCATCGTGAGGATTCTGGGAGAGGCCTTCAGAGGAATAGATGGATGAAGCACGATGGCTCTGATCAGCCAGGAAGGGTTTTTTGCTGCTGTACAGCAACGGTGGAGGATCGTGGGAGGTGGAGTTTGCTGTGTTACTCTCCAGAAAAGCCATGCCATATTTCCTCTTCTGTAGTCCTGAAGCAGTCCCCATGTGGGAGCCAGCAGAGCTGCTGTGAGACTGGACAATCTCAAGAATAGGCGCCTCATTGAACGGTTCTGAGAAGTAGTGGTGTGGCAGAAAGAGATACTAGTTAATTCTGACCATACTATATCCCAGAGATTGATGTTAAATATCCTAAAATACACTTTTCCCTCATCTTTATTTACTCCTACTTGCAATGTTTTCTTACCTTCCAGAATTTTTCGCATGTTCTTTTCTCTTGTTGAAAGTTCAGATAGCAAATGATTAGAGTTGAGCTGGCCCACTCTGAATGGAGGGATAGCACTACTCATGTGCGAGTTTgacctataaaaaaaaaaaaagcgacacATAAAATACTGTGGACCAGATTTAATAAGCCATTTGCACCCTTGCTTGACATGCATTCTCCACCTTGAGACTTGCACTTTACTTgacacaaagactggaaacctACGTTGCTGGTGACGTATACCTTACATGCAACAGTGAAGTATACATCTCTCCTTTATGCATACACATTTTGAGTAGGATTATGTGAATATTAaaaatgagataaaaaaaaattaagtatgGTTGATTGCCTATATCTTCTGTATTTGATAGAGTCCTCCAAATTTGCACAGGtacatgaaaaataaattgcGGTTGAGAAAACAATATTTGATTACAGCAGGATAGTGGTCAGTGCCCCAAAACAAGTGTGCATAAAAGCATCACTGGTTTATTTCAAAGAAATGAACCACTTCGGCATATTAAGGGACTACAATATTGATAAAGTTGTTATGCACTTCTATGTACATCCTCACCCTGATTGTCTAACATTTGATAAATACTAAACACAATCACGTCCCAGGAAAGTGAAAACAGGCGTAGAAATGCTTACCGGTCCATTAGCAGCTGGTAAGGTTTTGTGTTCTGAAAAAGACAAGAAGAAGATCAAATCCACCTTCTGCCTTTGAACATCTCGCTAACAGCTACCATGAGGAGAACAGAAGAATACATAGACAATGAGCCTGCTGTGGTCTGGCATCAACGTTCGTGCAAATGAGGTTTGTGTGCGACAATGTTGATGCAAATACTGTAAAACATTTTCAGCAGGTGTGTGGATTATGTGCGTTTGTGTGGCTGTATACAGATGTGAATGCATTTGTACCTTCATGAAGTTAATGCCGTCTGCTCTTTTGAAGAACATTTGTACTGAGCTCAGGAGTTTTTCTGCTTCCTGGCGCTTCTCGTTGAGCTGCAAAACCTGctgggagtttttcctcacataCATGGTGTAGGAGCTCTCCAGCATCTGCAGGGTTTCAGCCTGGTTCGCTTCTAGCAGCGCGTGCATCCTCTGATACTGAGCTCTCACACGCTCCTTCAGTTCAGACACTGCATCCTGTGAAGAAAGGACAGGTTGGAGACAAGTCaatttacacatacacacaacacacacacacacaatatgggCACCTCTTTTATATGTAAAAATTAATTTACTAGCAATGCAGAGTATGACTGAAAATAGTTGTATAATGTCTTTGGTGGGTTAAGAGGAGGCTTTTGTCATGTCTGAGAAGAAATTACTAAAAGGTCATCACTTTTGAAGGTGCAATATTGAATTACTGGAGTGCCAATTTTAACAGAACTTTGCCTTGTTACCAATTATttctgcaatttttttttatcataagcATCTTTACtacattaattattattaacacCATTCAGCAGAAAACAAGTAAAGACCTAGAATccaatacatattaataaatagaTGTGTTCATTTACTGTAGGTTAAAGTTCAGGGAATCAATACTTTTTGAAGGAGGAAATTCATTTGCAAATTTGCATTTCCCACCCTAATGCACCAGCCATTTAAAGCTAGAgataaattacattttccttttcatttACAACAGTGAACAAAGTAGTCATTTCATTACAGCAGCATGTGGACCAAGTAATAACACAAAACCCACATGACGACAAAGATCCAAGGGGGCAAGTACTGATAATGTTTAGACTAGTGTCTCTGTCTAGGTACATAAAATGTGCGTGTCGTACTGTACCTTCATCAGCGTCTTGTCTGACTCCAGCTTGGTGAGCTGCTCATCGATGTTCTGAACACGACCATCCAGTCTGCCTTGCTGCCTCATTAGCATGGCCTGTGGAGACATGACATACAAGAGATGTGTTTGACAGATTATCCCCAAcaggatacatttttaaaaaaaagaagaaaacaaacatacatacaaactCTTTCATAAAACTCAGACCTCTGCTGTGACCTCAGCAAACCTGGCTGCTATTCATGAGTAACTAAGACAACCTCCCGATCCACAATCCAGATTTGACAGAGGAAACAACAGCTGCCTGCAGCAACCACATGCATTTATCAATGAGGAAAGCACCAGCATAGGAAAACACAATTGTCCATCTCTGATTGCTTCTAAGTTTGTCAGGGTGACAACATCAAGTGAAGTCCATTGTTGGGACCAGCCTACGTCCTCTGTTGGCTGAATCAGAGTGCAAAAAGAGCCAAAGGCCAGTAAAAAGAGCACAGAAGAAAACATAATCCTGCTCCATTTACTGCAGGAGATGGAAATCCATCTACAGTGACATATTGACAGCTAACTAGGAACAGGGGAGGGCAGGTACACTTTTTAATGAACTGTATCTACATGGGAAAGGCACCATGCCCAAATAAAAGAAACCCTGCTGTCATGGCAACAAAGcagtgtgtatgtatttatatgtgAAAGCTGATGTGTATGTGAGGGAGCAAAAAGCGGGGGTGTGTCACTACCCCTCTCTGCGTTCTCATTTTGCCACATGCATCACTCCCATTGTTTGCATTGGCCTCTGTGTCACTGACAGATTGTCATGTCTGTGTGCATAATGCTGGGGTCTGCGCTCTCCCTCCGCATGAGTGTGCATGGGAGAAAGAGAACGAGAGGAAAAGTGCTATTGGGCTCTGCTTGCACATGCCAAGAACGGACAAAAAGAAAGTGAGAATGAGTGAAACCAACAGAGGGAAAGTTTGAATCAAAAAAGAGAGATACGGAGAATGAGGACA contains:
- the LOC120548220 gene encoding E3 ubiquitin-protein ligase TRIM8-like, yielding MDESWKNCFEEELLCPICLNVFDEPIQLPCKHNFCKGCISEAWAKDNAAVRCPECNHDYEQKPTLEKNFKLANIVKRFNALNTDKVPAVLHCVLCRRGPPLPVRKVCLRCKEPCCQTHIQTHLQQPCAAPGHLLVDAEELSAWTCPSHEEYRLLHCEEEQVALCPFCCISHCTNQRHTVCDVDTQRIQMQAMLMRQQGRLDGRVQNIDEQLTKLESDKTLMKDAVSELKERVRAQYQRMHALLEANQAETLQMLESSYTMYVRKNSQQVLQLNEKRQEAEKLLSSVQMFFKRADGINFMKNTKPYQLLMDRSNSHMSSAIPPFRVGQLNSNHLLSELSTREKNMRKILEEPFNEAPILEIVQSHSSSAGSHMGTASGLQKRKYGMAFLESNTANSTSHDPPPLLYSSKKPFLADQSHRASSIYSSEGLSQNPHDGPGHSRLLDTAAHHMVGLGSSSSHHSGTIFPSSHFSSGGASQQAMYEGRKVLMCTLNNCCCSRAPAARARPPYPASDSFPSMTSQEFPPHATLPASQPLQHFPMRGLMEASQAARHPDFYGLYGQSSTKHYGTK